The following are encoded in a window of Flavobacteriales bacterium genomic DNA:
- a CDS encoding DUF433 domain-containing protein, with translation MNTQTVKELISVDPDVLGGCPVFKGTRVPVESLIWHLEKGATLDDFLSDFPSVSRSQASGVLELVGGLFSAERISKLYEAAA, from the coding sequence ATGAACACCCAGACCGTCAAAGAGCTTATCTCCGTGGACCCCGACGTACTGGGTGGGTGCCCCGTGTTCAAGGGAACCCGCGTACCAGTGGAGTCCCTGATATGGCACTTGGAGAAAGGCGCCACCTTGGACGACTTCCTCAGCGATTTCCCCAGCGTGAGCCGGTCCCAGGCCAGCGGTGTGCTCGAACTGGTGGGAGGTCTCTTCAGTGCCGAACGGATCAGCAAGCTTTATGAAGCTGCTGCTTGA
- a CDS encoding DUF4290 domain-containing protein has protein sequence MSLPGLDYNTQRPQLPIPEYGRNVQRMVDHVMEIEDRAERTRQARAIIQVIARLNPQLRNSDNFERTLWDHLWIMSDLKLDVDAPYPMPTVEELHSKPERVPYPQSNVRFGHYGKLVESMIEQCAEMESGEKRDAYAELIANHMKKQFLTWNRDTVPDPVILKDLSELSKGRIKLKPDTQLAHTADLLRAQQNGPRNEVDTRRRQGGGGGKKRNRKRKKRY, from the coding sequence ATGAGCCTTCCCGGATTGGACTACAACACCCAGCGCCCGCAACTGCCCATCCCCGAATACGGGCGCAACGTGCAGCGCATGGTGGACCACGTGATGGAGATCGAGGACCGCGCCGAACGCACCCGGCAGGCCAGGGCCATCATCCAGGTGATCGCACGCCTGAATCCGCAGTTGCGCAACAGCGACAACTTCGAGCGCACCCTGTGGGACCACCTCTGGATCATGAGCGACCTGAAGCTCGATGTGGACGCCCCCTACCCCATGCCCACCGTGGAGGAGCTGCACAGCAAGCCCGAGCGCGTGCCCTACCCGCAATCGAATGTGCGTTTCGGCCACTACGGCAAGTTGGTGGAAAGCATGATCGAGCAGTGCGCCGAGATGGAGTCCGGGGAAAAGCGCGACGCCTACGCCGAGCTGATCGCCAACCACATGAAGAAGCAGTTCCTCACCTGGAACCGCGACACCGTGCCCGATCCTGTGATCCTCAAGGACCTGTCCGAGTTGAGCAAGGGGCGCATCAAGTTGAAGCCCGACACCCAACTGGCCCACACCGCCGATCTGTTGCGCGCCCAGCAGAATGGTCCGCGCAATGAGGTGGACACGCGCCGGCGCCAGGGCGGTGGCGGTGGCAAGAAGCGCAATCGCAAGCGGAAGAAGCGGTATTGA
- a CDS encoding nucleotide exchange factor GrpE, producing MDQARSRPEDNTMTPEDRSNNMGPAPDKDVDASSTADSTSETSLQAELDVLRTEHQALHDKYVRLFAEFENFRKRTAKERLELIEFAGERAMVAILPALDDLDRAVTNNEKVNDITAVKEGFRLIQQKLLHLLAGQGLRPMEDCKGQVFDTDRHEAITKAPAPNDELKGKVIDVVEQGYTLHEKVVRFAKVVVGE from the coding sequence ATGGACCAAGCGAGGAGCCGACCCGAAGACAACACGATGACCCCCGAGGACCGATCGAACAACATGGGACCCGCGCCTGACAAGGATGTGGATGCGTCCAGCACCGCTGACAGCACGTCAGAGACATCGTTGCAAGCCGAGTTGGACGTGCTGCGCACCGAGCACCAGGCCCTGCACGACAAGTACGTGCGGCTCTTCGCGGAGTTCGAGAACTTCCGCAAGCGCACCGCCAAAGAGCGCCTGGAGCTCATCGAGTTCGCCGGGGAGCGTGCCATGGTGGCCATTCTCCCGGCCTTGGACGATCTGGACCGCGCCGTGACGAACAACGAAAAGGTCAACGACATCACCGCCGTGAAGGAGGGCTTCCGGCTGATCCAGCAGAAATTGCTGCATCTGCTGGCCGGGCAGGGCCTCAGGCCCATGGAGGACTGCAAGGGCCAGGTCTTCGACACCGACCGGCACGAGGCCATCACCAAGGCACCAGCGCCGAACGACGAGCTCAAAGGCAAGGTGATCGATGTGGTGGAGCAGGGATACACGCTCCATGAAAAGGTGGTCCGGTTCGCCAAGGTGGTGGTCGGCGAATGA
- a CDS encoding SprB repeat-containing protein, translated as MGICADSAIAQPLNITLVRSNYNGYGVSCFGGTNGSIEAIVTGGTAPYTYLWSNQDTTAAISGLAAGYYRVTVTDADSTKRYAEITLSQPRALIVGLTPYTWPNGYNVSCHQCYNGSIQTAVQYGVPPYTYLWQDAVTTQHRTAIGAGNYQLVVTDHNGCQNQPGALFLSEPADNNWDKGGNAGTDPEVDYLGTSDSTDFVLKTSGAEVVRLLAGGGIKLGLPSGILGLDDDGELRAFLTKPWCWPAGDTTVAPWYTCGNVIDNPNGIYFIGTVNNAPLPFRTNNQQRMVITSTSRVGIGTNPPAGAVDGYRLFVEDGIATRDVLVKLGEWPDHVFADEYPLRPLADLRSHLKLHRHLPGIPSVREVEEKGGVEVGDLQRRMLEVIEQQALYILELEEMFRGLEQRIGDLETSK; from the coding sequence ATGGGCATTTGTGCTGATAGCGCTATCGCCCAGCCGCTCAACATCACACTCGTCCGCAGCAATTACAACGGCTATGGCGTCAGTTGTTTCGGGGGCACCAATGGTAGCATAGAGGCCATCGTCACCGGGGGAACGGCGCCCTACACCTATTTGTGGTCCAATCAGGACACCACCGCCGCCATCAGCGGCCTGGCAGCGGGTTACTACCGCGTAACGGTGACGGATGCGGACAGCACAAAGCGCTATGCGGAGATCACTCTCTCGCAGCCCAGGGCCCTCATCGTGGGTTTGACGCCCTACACTTGGCCGAACGGCTACAACGTCAGCTGCCACCAATGCTACAACGGCAGCATCCAGACCGCTGTGCAATATGGCGTGCCGCCTTACACCTACCTGTGGCAGGACGCTGTGACCACGCAGCACCGCACCGCCATCGGCGCGGGCAACTACCAATTGGTGGTGACGGACCACAATGGCTGCCAGAACCAACCCGGGGCACTGTTCCTCTCGGAACCCGCCGACAACAACTGGGACAAGGGTGGCAATGCGGGCACGGACCCGGAGGTGGATTACCTGGGCACGTCGGACTCCACGGACTTCGTGCTGAAGACCAGCGGCGCGGAGGTCGTCCGCCTGCTTGCTGGAGGAGGTATCAAACTGGGCCTGCCGTCCGGGATCCTCGGCTTGGATGATGACGGCGAGCTGCGCGCTTTCCTCACCAAGCCTTGGTGCTGGCCGGCCGGGGACACAACGGTGGCCCCTTGGTACACCTGCGGGAATGTCATCGACAACCCGAATGGCATCTACTTCATCGGTACGGTGAACAATGCTCCGCTGCCTTTCCGCACCAACAACCAGCAACGCATGGTCATCACCAGCACATCGCGCGTGGGGATCGGCACCAACCCACCGGCTGGTGCGGTGGATGGCTACCGGCTCTTTGTGGAGGATGGTATCGCCACGCGCGATGTGCTGGTGAAACTGGGTGAATGGCCGGACCATGTGTTCGCCGATGAATACCCTTTGCGCCCACTGGCGGACCTCCGTTCACACTTGAAACTGCACCGCCACCTGCCCGGCATCCCCTCGGTCCGCGAAGTGGAGGAGAAGGGCGGCGTGGAAGTGGGCGACCTGCAGCGGCGGATGTTGGAAGTGATCGAACAGCAGGCCCTCTACATTCTGGAATTGGAGGAGATGTTCCGAGGCCTGGAGCAGCGGATCGGTGATCTTGAAACGTCCAAGTGA
- the murA gene encoding UDP-N-acetylglucosamine 1-carboxyvinyltransferase, which yields MSSFRIEGGHRLKGTLTPQGAKNEALQILCAVLLTPAPVTIRNVPDIVDVNKLIDLLRHMGVVVEKLNDSDYRFTAKDIDIEFFMRPEFKRMGGGLRGSVMIVGPLLARYGRGYIPTPGGDKIGRRRLDTHFIGFQNLGADFTYDAREGFYKVEAKRLKGAHMLLDEPSVTGTANIVMAAVLAEGTTTIYHAACEPYLQQLCHMLNRMGAKISGIGSNLLTIQGVRELDGTEHRMLPDMIEIGSFIGLAAMTRSEIRIQDTGYDHLGCIPDVFRKLGITVERQGDDILVPAQEHYRISTFIDGSILTISDHPWPGFTPDLLSIVLTVATQAKGSVLIHQKMFESRLFFTDKLIDMGAQIILCDPHRVVVNGQDFQQPLRAIRMTSPDIRAGVALLIAALSAEGVSTIENIEQIRRGYQHIDSRLNALGARIEVVN from the coding sequence ATGTCCAGTTTCCGCATTGAAGGAGGCCACCGCCTGAAGGGCACCCTCACCCCGCAAGGCGCGAAGAACGAGGCGCTGCAGATCCTCTGCGCCGTGCTGCTCACCCCGGCGCCGGTCACCATCCGCAACGTGCCCGACATCGTGGACGTGAACAAGCTGATCGACCTGCTGCGCCACATGGGCGTGGTGGTGGAGAAGCTCAACGACAGCGACTACCGGTTCACCGCGAAGGACATCGACATCGAGTTCTTCATGCGGCCCGAATTCAAGCGGATGGGCGGGGGGTTGCGCGGCAGCGTGATGATCGTGGGGCCGCTGCTGGCGCGCTATGGCCGCGGCTACATCCCCACGCCCGGTGGCGACAAGATCGGCCGGCGCAGGCTGGACACCCATTTCATCGGCTTCCAGAACCTCGGCGCGGATTTCACCTACGATGCCAGGGAAGGCTTCTACAAGGTGGAGGCGAAACGATTGAAGGGCGCCCACATGCTGCTGGACGAACCCAGCGTCACCGGCACGGCCAACATCGTGATGGCCGCCGTGCTGGCCGAAGGCACCACCACCATCTACCACGCCGCCTGCGAGCCCTACCTGCAGCAGCTCTGCCACATGCTCAATCGCATGGGCGCGAAGATCTCCGGCATCGGCAGCAACCTGCTCACCATACAAGGGGTGCGGGAGCTCGACGGAACCGAACACCGCATGCTGCCGGACATGATCGAGATCGGCAGTTTCATCGGCCTGGCCGCCATGACGCGCAGCGAGATCCGCATCCAGGACACCGGCTACGACCACCTCGGCTGCATTCCCGATGTGTTCCGCAAACTGGGCATCACCGTGGAAAGGCAGGGCGACGATATCCTGGTGCCGGCCCAGGAGCATTACCGCATCAGCACCTTCATCGATGGCAGCATCCTCACCATCAGCGACCATCCCTGGCCGGGCTTCACACCGGACCTGCTGAGCATCGTGCTCACCGTGGCCACCCAGGCCAAGGGCAGCGTGCTCATCCACCAGAAGATGTTCGAGAGCCGCCTGTTCTTCACGGACAAGCTCATCGATATGGGCGCGCAGATCATCCTCTGCGACCCGCACCGCGTGGTGGTGAACGGCCAGGATTTCCAGCAGCCCCTGCGCGCCATCCGCATGACCAGCCCCGACATCCGCGCAGGTGTGGCCCTGCTCATCGCCGCCCTCAGCGCGGAGGGGGTCAGCACCATCGAGAACATCGAACAGATCCGCCGCGGCTACCAGCACATCGACAGCCGCCTCAACGCCCTTGGTGCCCGCATCGAGGTGGTCAACTGA
- a CDS encoding TlpA family protein disulfide reductase: MYKTRILTIGAVALLAIYGFTSSGDRQRPDEGGNSRVGTAVGNKAPELAFMNVDSTKVLKLSELKGKYVLIDFWASWCGPCRKENPNIVAAYQKYSKAKYKEGKGFEIYSVSLDRNRQAWKQAIAQDGLTWKWHVSDLKHWQSEAGRLYGVNSIPMSFLIDPNGIIIAKNLRGMALHQEMDKYVKSL, encoded by the coding sequence ATGTACAAGACCCGCATTCTCACCATCGGCGCCGTGGCGCTGCTGGCCATCTATGGTTTCACCTCCAGCGGCGACCGCCAACGCCCCGATGAAGGCGGCAATTCGCGCGTGGGCACGGCCGTAGGCAACAAGGCCCCCGAACTGGCCTTCATGAACGTGGACAGCACCAAGGTGCTGAAGCTCTCGGAATTGAAAGGCAAGTACGTGCTGATCGATTTCTGGGCCAGCTGGTGCGGGCCTTGCCGCAAGGAGAACCCCAACATCGTGGCCGCCTACCAGAAATACAGCAAGGCCAAGTACAAAGAGGGCAAGGGCTTCGAGATCTACAGCGTGAGCCTGGACCGCAACCGCCAGGCCTGGAAGCAGGCCATCGCCCAGGATGGCCTCACGTGGAAGTGGCACGTGAGCGACCTGAAACATTGGCAAAGCGAGGCCGGCCGGCTCTACGGGGTGAACTCCATCCCCATGAGCTTCCTGATCGACCCCAACGGCATCATCATCGCCAAGAACCTGCGCGGCATGGCCCTGCACCAGGAGATGGACAAGTACGTGAAGAGCCTCTGA
- a CDS encoding DUF5615 family PIN-like protein, with protein sequence MKLLLDENLPKRIKALLSPHEAFTVRDMGWNGRGNGELLRSMKEHGFDVLLTFDKNLRYQQNFKRYDLPVLVLDAEDNTYLSLAPIMSNVLAALERGVQAGPTIIR encoded by the coding sequence ATGAAGCTGCTGCTTGACGAGAACCTGCCCAAGCGGATCAAAGCCCTGTTGTCACCACATGAGGCCTTCACGGTGAGGGACATGGGCTGGAATGGCAGAGGCAATGGTGAACTGCTGCGGTCGATGAAGGAGCATGGGTTTGATGTCTTGCTCACCTTCGACAAGAACTTGCGCTACCAACAGAATTTCAAGCGCTACGACCTCCCTGTGCTGGTCCTTGATGCGGAAGACAACACCTACCTGAGCCTGGCCCCGATCATGTCCAATGTGCTGGCCGCTTTGGAACGAGGGGTGCAGGCAGGACCCACCATCATTCGTTGA
- a CDS encoding UvrD-helicase domain-containing protein: MRYLEGLNPAQRAAVEHTDGPNMVIAGAGSGKTRVLTVRIAHLMAAKGVDPFRILALTFTNKAAREMKERIAKLLGEQGSTEALNLWMGTFHSVFARILRAEADKLGYPKDFTIYDTDDSRNVIKGIVKEWQLDDKLYKPSQVHGRISMAKNNLIGPLEYLANAEQMAADASVGREKMGEIYRAYAMKCFRSGAMDFDDLLYNTALLFRDHPEAMLKYQQRFQYILVDEYQDTNLVQYNIVKTLSARHENLTVVGDDSQSIYAFRGANIQNILNFRSDYPDHKLFKLEQNYRSTKTIVGAANSLIEKNKDQIRKTIWTDNNEGEKIRVHRALSDNEEGAFVAHSIFETHMREQVPNKGFAILYRTNAQSRSMEEALRKLNIPYRIYGGLSFYQRKEIKDLIAYFRLVCNPRDEEALKRVINYPTRGIGQTTVDKLLVASAEKGMPVWDLLTQHSGELEIHSGTRKALAEFVTMVKSFQAQLPTHSAAMLGEEIARRSGILKDLFTDKTPEGVSRYENIQELLAGMKEFSDAQAEGTDLPRTLSDFLIDVALLTDADNEDPNDTDRVSLMTIHAAKGLEFPYVFVVGLEEDLFPNMMSVQSRADLEEERRLFYVALTRAEKRCTLSYAMSRYKWGNLTAGEPSRFIDEIDEKFLEMPKANDRVGFGAARGTPPWARKNVGFGPNPGEFASGKPVYGREERAPVSPRPNAPQRRPGPPTSPKPGKLKRITSEGRPLEATSSLGADSPEIAEGMTVAHERFGKGKVLKVEGRAPDLKATVFFPSAGQKQLLLRFAKLEVVEG, encoded by the coding sequence ATGCGTTATCTCGAAGGCCTGAACCCCGCCCAGCGCGCGGCCGTGGAGCATACCGACGGCCCCAACATGGTGATCGCCGGTGCAGGAAGCGGCAAGACGCGCGTGCTAACCGTACGCATCGCCCACCTGATGGCCGCCAAGGGCGTGGACCCCTTCCGCATCCTGGCCCTCACCTTCACCAACAAGGCGGCGCGGGAGATGAAGGAGCGCATCGCCAAACTGCTGGGCGAGCAGGGTTCCACCGAGGCGCTCAACCTGTGGATGGGCACCTTCCACAGCGTCTTCGCCCGCATCCTCCGCGCCGAAGCGGACAAGCTGGGCTACCCCAAGGACTTCACCATCTACGACACGGACGACAGCCGCAACGTGATCAAGGGCATCGTGAAGGAATGGCAGCTGGACGACAAGCTGTACAAGCCCAGCCAGGTACACGGTCGCATCAGCATGGCGAAGAACAACCTGATCGGTCCGCTGGAATACCTGGCCAATGCGGAGCAGATGGCGGCGGATGCCAGCGTGGGCCGCGAGAAGATGGGGGAGATCTACCGCGCCTACGCCATGAAATGCTTCCGATCGGGGGCGATGGATTTCGACGACCTGCTGTACAACACGGCCCTGCTCTTCCGCGACCATCCGGAGGCCATGCTGAAGTACCAGCAACGCTTCCAATACATCCTGGTGGACGAGTACCAGGACACCAACCTGGTGCAGTACAACATCGTGAAGACCCTTTCCGCCCGGCATGAGAACCTCACCGTGGTGGGCGACGACAGCCAGAGCATCTACGCTTTCCGCGGCGCCAACATCCAGAACATCCTCAACTTCCGCAGCGACTACCCGGACCACAAGCTCTTCAAACTGGAGCAGAACTACCGCAGCACGAAGACCATCGTGGGCGCGGCCAATTCGCTGATCGAAAAGAACAAGGACCAGATCCGCAAGACCATCTGGACGGACAACAATGAGGGTGAGAAGATCCGCGTGCACCGCGCGTTGAGCGACAACGAGGAGGGCGCCTTCGTGGCGCACAGCATCTTCGAGACGCACATGCGGGAGCAGGTGCCCAACAAGGGCTTCGCCATCCTGTACCGCACCAACGCGCAGAGCCGCAGCATGGAAGAGGCCTTGCGCAAGCTGAACATACCCTACCGCATCTACGGCGGTCTCAGCTTCTACCAGCGCAAGGAGATCAAGGACCTGATCGCCTACTTCCGGCTGGTTTGCAACCCGCGCGACGAGGAGGCGCTGAAACGCGTGATCAACTATCCCACGCGTGGCATCGGGCAGACCACGGTGGACAAGCTGCTGGTGGCGAGCGCGGAGAAAGGGATGCCCGTGTGGGACCTGCTCACGCAGCATTCAGGAGAACTGGAGATCCACAGCGGCACGCGCAAAGCCCTGGCGGAATTCGTGACCATGGTCAAAAGCTTCCAGGCACAGCTGCCCACGCACAGCGCAGCGATGCTGGGCGAGGAGATCGCGCGGCGCAGCGGTATCCTGAAAGACCTCTTCACGGACAAGACGCCCGAGGGCGTGAGCCGCTACGAGAACATCCAGGAATTGCTGGCCGGGATGAAGGAATTCTCCGATGCGCAGGCCGAAGGCACGGACCTGCCCCGCACGCTGAGCGACTTCCTGATCGATGTGGCACTCCTGACCGATGCCGACAACGAGGACCCCAACGACACCGACCGGGTGAGCCTGATGACCATCCACGCGGCCAAGGGCTTGGAGTTCCCTTATGTGTTCGTGGTGGGCTTGGAGGAGGACCTCTTCCCCAACATGATGAGCGTGCAGAGCCGCGCCGACCTGGAGGAGGAGCGCCGCCTCTTTTACGTGGCCCTGACCCGCGCCGAGAAGCGTTGTACCCTGAGCTACGCCATGAGCCGCTACAAGTGGGGCAACCTCACCGCCGGAGAACCCAGCCGCTTCATCGACGAGATCGACGAGAAATTCCTGGAGATGCCCAAGGCCAACGATCGCGTGGGCTTCGGCGCGGCGCGCGGCACACCGCCTTGGGCAAGGAAGAATGTGGGCTTCGGTCCGAACCCCGGCGAATTCGCCAGTGGCAAGCCCGTGTACGGGCGGGAGGAACGTGCGCCCGTATCACCGCGACCAAATGCCCCGCAGCGCAGACCCGGCCCCCCTACATCTCCGAAGCCCGGCAAGCTCAAGCGCATCACCTCCGAGGGCCGTCCACTGGAAGCCACCAGCTCGCTGGGCGCCGATAGCCCGGAGATCGCCGAGGGCATGACCGTGGCGCACGAACGTTTCGGCAAGGGCAAAGTGCTGAAGGTGGAAGGCCGCGCACCCGACCTGAAAGCCACCGTGTTCTTCCCCAGCGCCGGGCAGAAGCAGCTGCTGCTGCGCTTCGCGAAGCTGGAGGTGGTGGAGGGGTGA
- a CDS encoding fibronectin type III domain-containing protein, with protein sequence MKRPFRLGKVWHALLVLAALMLMLPAWAQRTCSTMEVLQQEIADDPERAIRLEQIESFTQQFVAQDDPTAERAVVTIPVVFHVVWNTAAQNIPDSKLLSQLQQLNEDFARLNSDANQTPALFASLGANTEVQFCMAQRDPSGNPTTGIVRRQTTVTAFSSNNAVKYTANGGSNAWNRDHYLNIWVCNLSGGLLGYAQFPGGAAATDGVVVLFSSVGSLTNPGTASPFHYGRTLTHEVGHWLNLRHIWGDATCGNDLVADTPVHNAANSGCPSYPHYSTCSGTPVEMTMNYMDYSNDGCMNIFTLGQKSRMQALFATGGSRVSLLNSQGCVPPGGGGTCNTPSGLAASGITSSAATLSWSAVGGATGYSLQYKLNSSGTWTTVNVAGTSSTITGLSANTAYNARVATVCSGSTSAYSTQVNFTTAAAGCSDALEPNNTTGTAPTITLPASINALIASNTDVDYYRFTLGATSNISITLGNLPADFDLRLLNGSGSQLAISQAGGTTSESITYNNAAAGTYFIHVFGYNGAFSATQCYALNASATAVQTCNTPTGLAASGITASAATLSWNAVSGATGYSLQYKLNSAGTWTTVNVAGTSSTITGLSANTAYNARVATVCAGSTSAYGTQVNFTTASAGCTDTWESNNTTGTAPWIPVNTNIQALIGSSSDNDWYKFNNTSSQPRIRIDLTTLPADYDVRLFRGTSTQVGISQNGGTANEVIILNTTTVATYYIRVYGYNGAFNTTQCYTLRASISASNFREGELDADALEAEMVPESGLMGLYPNPANDKVMLDYLAGSSGDLQLQIFDGMGRLVLTTRQTVDEGPSTFGIPLPELANGMYVLHILEGEQRHQQRFMVQR encoded by the coding sequence ATGAAACGTCCATTCCGATTGGGAAAGGTGTGGCACGCCCTGCTCGTGCTCGCCGCCCTGATGTTGATGCTGCCCGCCTGGGCCCAGCGTACATGCAGCACCATGGAGGTGCTGCAACAGGAGATCGCCGATGACCCCGAACGCGCCATACGGCTGGAGCAGATCGAATCCTTCACCCAGCAGTTCGTGGCCCAGGACGACCCCACTGCGGAGCGCGCCGTGGTCACCATCCCGGTGGTCTTCCATGTGGTGTGGAACACCGCCGCGCAGAACATCCCGGACAGCAAGCTGCTGTCGCAACTGCAGCAGTTGAATGAGGACTTCGCGCGGCTCAACAGCGACGCGAACCAGACCCCGGCCCTGTTCGCCTCCCTGGGCGCCAACACCGAGGTGCAGTTCTGCATGGCCCAACGCGATCCCAGCGGCAACCCCACCACGGGCATCGTGCGCCGCCAGACCACCGTCACCGCCTTCAGCAGCAACAACGCCGTGAAATACACCGCGAACGGCGGCAGCAACGCCTGGAACCGCGACCACTACTTGAACATCTGGGTCTGCAACCTCAGCGGCGGCCTGCTGGGCTATGCGCAATTCCCCGGTGGTGCCGCCGCCACAGATGGTGTGGTGGTGCTCTTCTCCTCGGTGGGCAGCCTCACCAACCCCGGCACCGCCTCGCCCTTCCACTACGGCCGCACCCTCACCCACGAAGTGGGCCACTGGCTGAACCTGCGTCACATCTGGGGCGATGCCACCTGCGGCAACGACCTGGTGGCCGACACGCCTGTGCACAATGCGGCCAACTCCGGCTGCCCGTCCTACCCGCACTACAGCACCTGCTCCGGCACCCCGGTGGAGATGACCATGAACTACATGGACTACTCCAACGACGGTTGCATGAACATCTTCACCCTGGGCCAGAAGAGTCGTATGCAGGCCCTTTTCGCCACTGGCGGATCGCGCGTATCACTTCTGAACTCGCAGGGCTGCGTTCCACCGGGTGGTGGCGGCACCTGCAACACCCCCTCGGGCCTCGCCGCGTCGGGGATCACTTCAAGCGCCGCCACGCTTTCCTGGAGCGCGGTGGGCGGTGCCACCGGCTACAGCCTGCAATACAAGCTCAATAGCTCCGGCACCTGGACCACGGTCAACGTCGCCGGCACGAGCTCGACGATCACCGGTTTGAGCGCGAACACCGCCTACAACGCACGCGTGGCCACGGTCTGCTCGGGCTCCACCTCGGCCTACAGCACCCAGGTGAACTTCACCACTGCGGCCGCCGGCTGCAGCGATGCCCTGGAGCCCAACAACACCACCGGCACGGCGCCCACCATCACCCTGCCCGCCTCGATCAACGCGCTGATCGCCAGCAACACCGATGTGGACTACTACCGCTTCACGCTGGGGGCCACGTCCAACATCAGCATCACACTCGGCAACCTGCCGGCCGATTTCGACCTGCGCCTGCTCAATGGCAGCGGCAGCCAGTTGGCGATATCGCAGGCGGGCGGCACCACCAGCGAGAGCATCACTTACAACAATGCCGCTGCCGGTACTTACTTCATCCATGTCTTCGGCTACAATGGCGCCTTCAGCGCCACGCAGTGCTACGCCCTCAATGCGAGCGCCACGGCCGTGCAGACCTGCAATACGCCCACCGGACTGGCCGCCTCGGGCATCACCGCCAGCGCGGCCACACTCTCTTGGAACGCCGTGAGCGGTGCCACCGGCTACAGCCTGCAGTACAAGCTCAACAGCGCCGGCACCTGGACCACGGTCAATGTCGCCGGCACGAGCTCGACGATCACCGGCTTGAGCGCGAACACCGCCTACAACGCGCGCGTGGCCACGGTCTGCGCAGGCTCCACCTCGGCCTACGGCACACAGGTGAACTTCACCACGGCCAGCGCAGGATGCACGGATACCTGGGAGTCGAACAACACCACGGGCACGGCACCTTGGATCCCGGTGAACACCAACATCCAGGCGCTCATCGGCAGCAGCTCGGACAACGATTGGTACAAGTTCAACAACACCAGTTCGCAGCCCAGGATCCGCATCGACCTCACCACGCTGCCGGCGGATTATGATGTGCGCCTGTTCCGCGGCACCAGCACCCAGGTGGGTATCAGCCAGAACGGCGGCACCGCCAACGAGGTGATCATCCTCAACACCACCACCGTGGCCACCTACTACATCCGCGTCTATGGATACAACGGCGCCTTCAACACCACGCAGTGCTACACGCTGCGGGCCAGCATCAGCGCCAGCAACTTCCGTGAAGGCGAACTCGATGCCGATGCCTTGGAAGCGGAAATGGTCCCGGAGAGCGGTCTGATGGGATTGTATCCTAACCCGGCCAACGACAAGGTGATGCTGGACTACCTGGCCGGTTCTTCCGGCGACCTGCAGCTTCAGATCTTCGACGGCATGGGGCGCTTGGTGCTGACCACCCGGCAGACCGTGGACGAAGGTCCTTCCACCTTCGGGATCCCGCTGCCGGAACTGGCCAACGGCATGTACGTGCTGCACATTTTGGAGGGTGAGCAGCGCCATCAGCAGCGCTTCATGGTGCAACGCTGA